In the Drosophila gunungcola strain Sukarami unplaced genomic scaffold, Dgunungcola_SK_2 000001F, whole genome shotgun sequence genome, one interval contains:
- the LOC128262388 gene encoding restin homolog isoform X5: MSDVTGDSGGPSAPQPSPVTPDPDPGVPTSKLPGPTRSNIPTPAASGTGIPTATPMPTPATSGTGIPQPSKIKAPSQFGSTGSVSKIGRPCCNHTTPKSGPPPRDTASMSRESDDNLSSINSAYTDHNSAVLTANTEQFIIGQRVWLGGLRPGQIAYIGETHFAPGEWAGVVLDEPNGKNDGCVSGKRYFQCEPKRGIFSRLTRLTTYPMSGAQTPTSPLTKNSPDRSRTVSPTASIRSSMLRSPGIGGKNGMAVGDRVIVSSGFGSRPGILRYLGETQFAPGNWCGVELDEPSGKNDGAVDDIRYFECKPKYGVFVPIAKVSLSPSSKKTRLSRTGSRESLTSIGTMNSIATTATSRMRMNAQQRKSITPVKPILATPKSQFSMQDLLREKQQHVEQLMVERDLDREDAQNQALQLQKNINELKARIVELESALGDERKKSEELQFSVDEAQFCGDEINAQSQVYKEKIHDLESKITQLVSASPSLQSIPTPAPPSDDSALKEEIAQLQEKLSIQQKETESRIAEQLEEEQRLRENVKYLQEQNATLQSELVSKDESLEKFSLSECGIENLRRELALLKEDNEKQAEEAQVVFNQKLAEKSEELKKVTAELQSMKAASDSLEGERVNKSDEYEIFQTEVRIRDEQLKEIGQQLDELTTQLNVQKAENLALDDMLRQQKAGGDEKSSLLEKTLEELNQFKEGAAKNQQEKENLEKQLTEIKQLAEQEKLVREKAENEISQFKLEKLSIEQQLVLKQTELENSQKKQSETETTLQENKEVNTQKDIQINEFKESLQKLQQQLEEKTQAQEKLLTDLEELNINQEKILSQKTQELQELQAKSTETEGALKSTQNQLEQLQQQAAASGEEGSKNLAKLQEEISQLRSQAEKTQSDLKASQSDVEAKTKQLESANGSLEEDAKQLANLQEQIAKLKSQMEETQSALCSCNTDLESRTKQVEAANAALEKVNKDYAESRAEASRLQDQVKEITDTLHAELLAERSSSSDLHTKLSKFSEELATGQKELTSKADEWTQEMLQKEKELQELRQQLQDSQDSQTKLKAEGERKEKSLEESIKDLQEQVAKAKADNQELSSGNQETIKDLQERLEISNAEIQHKEKMSAEDAQKIADLKTLVEAIQVANANISATNAELSTVLEVLQAEKSETNHIFELFEMEADMNSERLIEKLTGMKEELKETHLQLDERQKKFEELESKLEQTQQSEQSLQQESLASKEQLKELQQSLDELQDSLKQKEEIVLSLEGKLKETSSIIEGQITSTQEVQVKLEEAQRNEKNLLEESSKLNEQLQEFQKTQSELSESLKQKEELVQNLEDKLKESKTHSETQSNLLKETQVKLEETQQREKSLQEEAAKLSSELQQVQQANGKVNDSLVKVEGLLKVFEKKLEAAHSHLEVQQATNKELQELLAKAQESEGNLQGESLAVTEQLRQLQQANVELQESLFKKEENLKSLEAKLQESNTLLEDRNKSHNELQDKLEQAQQKERNLQEEFSQLTEQLSQLKQANDELQKSLQQKQSLLEKGNEFDTQLAEYQKVIDEMDDSASAKSKLLEQLQNRVVELEAALQQANEAQKTANLETKELRRQLESLELEKSREILILKTQRNGAGSRSGKGDELESLDTETSLAKINFLNSIIADMQQKNDALKSKVQTLETVPIDFTKPNAFDVLTKRKPAPRLFCDICDEFDKHETEDCPIQASEDRDYSPPPSEANNNEKERKLPAPRKYCDSCEVFGHDTSECADDETF; the protein is encoded by the exons acacCGCCAGCATGAGTCGTGAAAGCGATGACAATTTAAGTTCGATCAATTCGGCTTATACag ATCACAACAGCGCCGTGCTGACAGCGAACACAGAGCAGTTCATCATTGGCCAGCGGGTGTGGCTCGGTGGCCTTCGTCCCGGACAGATTGCCTACATTGGCGAGACACACTTTGCACCCGGCGAATGGGCCGGCGTTGTCCTGGATGAACCTAATG GCAAAAATGATGGCTGTGTGTCGGGCAAAAGGTACTTCCAGTGTGAGCCAAAACGCGGCATTTTCTCACGCCTCACACGACTTACCACATATCCGATGTCCGGAGCCCAGACGCCGACTTCCCCGTTGACCAAAAACTCCCCGGACAGATCGCGCACAGTCTCCCCAACTGCGAGCATTCGCAGCTCTATGCTCCGCAGTCCCGGCATTGGAGGCA AAAATGGCATGGCTGTGGGCGATCGTGTGATTGTCTCCTCTGGATTTGGCAGTCGTCCGGGTATTTTACGCTATTTGGGCGAGACACAATTCGCTCCTGGCAATTGGTGCGGCGTGGAACTGGATGAGCCTAGTGGCAAAAACGATGGTGCTGTGGATGATATAAG ATACTTCGAGTGCAAACCCAAATACGGGGTGTTTGTACCCATAGCGAAGGTTTCGCTGTCGCCGTCGTCGAAGAAAACGCGACTTTCGAGGACCGGATCGCGGGAGTCCCTCACGTCGATCGGCACCATGAACAGCATCGCCACCACGGCCACGTCGCGCATGCGCATGAATGCTCAG CAGCGCAAGTCGATCACGCCAGTAAAGCCTATTTTAGCGACGCCGAAAAGCCAATTTTCCATGCAG GATCTGCTGCGCGAGAAGCAACAGCATGTGGAGCAGCTGATGGTGGAGCGCGACTTGGACCGCGAGGATGCCCAGAATCAGGcgctgcagctgcagaagAACATCAACGAG CTGAAGGCAAGAATTGTTGAATTGGAGTCGGCATTGGGAGATGAACGAAAGAAATCGGAAGAGTTGCAATTCTCCGTAGACGAGGCCCAGTTTTGTGGCGATGAAATAAAT gCTCAATCGCAGGTCTACAAGGAAAAGATACACGATCTGGAGTCAAAAATCACACAATTGGTGTCCG CCTCGCCAAGTCTGCAGAGCATACCAACACCTGCCCCGCCTTCAGATGATAGCGCCCTTAAGGAGGAGATTGCCCAACTGCAGGAAAAGCTTAGCATTCAGCAAAAGGAGACTGAGTCCCGTATTGCCGagcagctggaggaggagcagcggTTGAGGGAGAATGTGAAGTACCTGCAGGAACAGAATGCCACTCTTCAGTCTGAACTGGTGTCCAAGGATGAGTCTCTGGAGAAATTCTCCCTCTCGGAGTGTGGCATTGAGAATCTTCGCCGGGAACTGGCACTGCTCAAGGAGGATAACGAAAAGCAAGCTGAGGAGGCTCAAGTTGTATTCAATCAAAAGCTGGCCGAAAAATCCGAAGAGCTGAAGAAAGTCACCGCCGAGCTGCAGAGCATGAAGGCAGCCTCAGATTCTCTGGAAGGCGAAAGGGTTAACAAAAGCGATGAATACGAGATTTTTCAGACCGAAGTTCGAATTCGGGATGAGCAACTCAAGGAGATAGGTCAACAACTCGATGAACTAACCACCCaattaaatgtacaaaaaGCGGAAAATTTGGCTCTGGATGATATGCTTCGGCAGCAAAAGGCAGGAGGTGATGAAAAATCTTCTCTTTTAGAAAAAACCCTAGAGGAgcttaatcaatttaaagaaGGCGCTGCGAAAAACCAGCaggaaaaagaaaaccttGAAAAGCAATTAACAGAAATAAAGCAATTGGCGGAACAAGAAAAACTAGTCAGGGAAAAGgctgaaaatgaaataagtcaatttaaattagaaaaactATCAATAGAGCAGCAATTGGTCTTAAAACAAACTGAACTTGAAAACTCCCAAAAGAAACAgtcagagacagagacaactcTTCAGGAAAACAAGGAGGTCAATACCCAAAAggatatacaaataaatgaattcaAGGAATCACTTCAAAaactgcaacaacaactggAGGAGAAAACCCAAGCCCAAGAAAAACTCTTAACTGATCTGGAAGAACTGAATATAAATCAGGAAAagattttaagccaaaagaCACAGGAACTTCAAGAACTCCAAGCAAAGTCGACTGAAACCGAAGGGGCTCTTAAGTCCACTCAAAACCAATTAGAACAACTCCAGCAACAGGCAGCCGCATCTGGAGAAGAGGGTTCCAAGAATTTGGCCAAATTGCAGGAAGAGATCAGTCAGCTTAGGTCCCAGGCGGAGAAAACTCAGTCGGATCTGAAAGCTAGCCAATCGGATGTGGAAGCCAAGACCAAACAACTGGAGTCAGCAAATGGAAGCCTAGAGGAGGATGCCAAACAGTTGGCCAATCTGCAGGAACAGATTGCCAAACTGAAGTCCCAAATGGAGGAGACGCAGTCAGCTCTCTGCTCATGCAATACGGATTTGGAATCCAGAACGAAGCAAGTTGAGGCAGCCAATGCGGCTTTGGAGAAAGTTAACAAG GACTATGCTGAATCCCGAGCGGAGGCTTCTCGCCTACAAGATCAGGTGAAGGAGATCACCGATACTCTGCATGCTGAGCTCCTGGCAGAACGATCCTCTTCAAGCGACCTACACACAAAACTCTCCAAGTTCTCGGAGGAATTAGCCACTGGTCAAAAGGAATTGACCAGCAAAGCAGATGAGTGGACTCAGGAAATGTTGCAGAAGGAGAAAGAATTGCAGGAGCTTCGACAGCAGCTGCAAGATAGTCAAGATtcgcaaacaaaattaaaagcagaGGGTGAAAGAAAAGAGAAGTCTCTGGAAGAATCTATTAAGGATCTACAAGAACAAGTCGCTAAGGCCAAGGCGGATAATCAAGAGCTAAGCAGCGGCAATCAGGAAACCATTAAAGATTTGCAAGAGCGTTTGGAAATCTCCAATGCCGAGATCCAACACAAGGAGAAAATGTCCGCCGAAGATGCCCAGAAGATAGCTGACCTTAAGACCCTTGTGGAAGCCATCCAGGTGGCTAATGCCAACATATCAGCCACCAATGCAGAGCTCTCCACCGTCTTGGAAGTCCTTCAGGCGGAGAAAAGCGAAACAAATCACATATTCGAGCTTTTCGAAATGGAAGCGGATATGAATTCCGAGCGGTTGATTGAAAAACTCACCGGAATGAAGGAGGAGCTAAAGGAAACGCATCTTCAACTCGATGAGCGACAGAAAAAGTTCGAGGAGTTGGAGTCCAAATTAGAGCAAACCCAACAGAGTGAGCAGAGTTTGCAGCAAGAATCCTTGGCTTCCAAAGAGCAACTAAAGGAACTTCAACAGTCATTGGATGAACTTCAAGATTCCCTAAagcaaaaagaagaaattgtcCTGAGTTTGGAGGGTAAACTAAAGGAAACGAGTTCCATTATTGAAGGTCAAATTACTTCAACCCAGGAAGTACAAGTAAAACTAGAAGAAGCTCAAAGGAACGAAAAGAATTTACTCGAAGAAAGTAGCAAATTAAATGAGCAACTACAAGAGTTTCAAAAGACTCAGTCGGAACTCTCAGAATCCCTCAAGCAAAAAGAAGAACTTGTACAGAATTtagaagataaattaaaagaaagcaaaacTCACTCAGAGACCCAAAGTAATCTGTTGAAGGAAACCCAAGTTAAATTGGAGGAGACCCAACAGCGCGAGAAATCTTTGCAGGAAGAGGCTGCCAAACTATCCAGTGAACTTCAACAAGTGCAGCAGGCCAATGGAAAAGTTAATGATTCCCTCGTAAAAGTAGAAGGACTGTTGAAGGTTTTCGAGAAAAAACTCGAAGCAGCCCATTCTCATTTGGAAGTTCAACAAGCCACAAACAAAGAACTTCAGGAGTTGCTGGCCAAAGCGCAGGAGAGCGAAGGAAACCTTCAAGGAGAATCTCTGGCAGTCACCGAGCAACTACGTCAACTCCAACAAGCCAATGTTGAACTTCAGGAATCACTGTTTAAAAAAGAGGAAAACCTTAAAAGTCTTGAAGCCAAACTTCAAGAAAGTAATACTCTACTGGAAGACCGAAACAAGAGCCACAACGAACTCCAGGATAAGTTGGAACAGGCCCAGCAAAAGGAGAGGAACCTGCAAGAGGAATTCTCACAGTTAACTGAGCAACTAAGCCAACTAAAGCAAGCTAATGACGAGCTCCAAAAGTCCcttcaacaaaaacaatcgCTTTTGGAAAAGGGCAACGAATTCGACACGCAGCTGGCCGAGTACCAGAAAGTCATCGATGAAATGGATGATTCGGCCTCCGCTAAGTCCAAGCTGCTGGAACAGCTTCAAAATCGAGTTGTGGAACTGGAGGCCGCACTCCAACAAGCCAACGAAGCCCAAAAGACTGCCAATCTGGAGACCAAGGAGCTGAGGCGCCAGCTGGAATCGCTTGAACTGGAGAAGTCTAGGGAGATTTTGATCCTCAAGACGCAAAGGAATGGAGCGGGTAGCCGGTCAGGAAAGGGAGATGAACTGGAG TCACTGGACACCGAAACAAGTCTGGCCAAGATCAACTTTCTGAACTCAATCATTGCGGATATGCAGCAAAAGAATGATGCACTCAAGTCCAAAGTGCAGACTCTGGAAACCGTGCCAATTGATTTTACCAA GCCAAATGCCTTTGATGTGCTGACCAAGCGAAAACCGGCGCCCAGACTTTTCTGCGACATCTGCGATGAGTTTGACAAGCACGAGACGGAGGACTGTCCAATCCAGGCCAGCGAGGATCGGGATTACTCTCCGCCACCGTCCGAGGCCAATAATAACGAGAAGGAACGCAAGTTGCCAGCGCCCAGAAAATACTGCGATTCTTGCGAGG TCTTTGGCCACGACACGAGCGAATGCGCCGATGATGAAACCTTTTAG
- the LOC128262388 gene encoding restin homolog isoform X12: MGGKAKKKSKKTDTASMSRESDDNLSSINSAYTDHNSAVLTANTEQFIIGQRVWLGGLRPGQIAYIGETHFAPGEWAGVVLDEPNGKNDGCVSGKRYFQCEPKRGIFSRLTRLTTYPMSGAQTPTSPLTKNSPDRSRTVSPTASIRSSMLRSPGIGGKNGMAVGDRVIVSSGFGSRPGILRYLGETQFAPGNWCGVELDEPSGKNDGAVDDIRYFECKPKYGVFVPIAKVSLSPSSKKTRLSRTGSRESLTSIGTMNSIATTATSRMRMNAQQRKSITPVKPILATPKSQFSMQDLLREKQQHVEQLMVERDLDREDAQNQALQLQKNINELKARIVELESALGDERKKSEELQFSVDEAQFCGDEINAQSQVYKEKIHDLESKITQLVSASPSLQSIPTPAPPSDDSALKEEIAQLQEKLSIQQKETESRIAEQLEEEQRLRENVKYLQEQNATLQSELVSKDESLEKFSLSECGIENLRRELALLKEDNEKQAEEAQVVFNQKLAEKSEELKKVTAELQSMKAASDSLEGERVNKSDEYEIFQTEVRIRDEQLKEIGQQLDELTTQLNVQKAENLALDDMLRQQKAGGDEKSSLLEKTLEELNQFKEGAAKNQQEKENLEKQLTEIKQLAEQEKLVREKAENEISQFKLEKLSIEQQLVLKQTELENSQKKQSETETTLQENKEVNTQKDIQINEFKESLQKLQQQLEEKTQAQEKLLTDLEELNINQEKILSQKTQELQELQAKSTETEGALKSTQNQLEQLQQQAAASGEEGSKNLAKLQEEISQLRSQAEKTQSDLKASQSDVEAKTKQLESANGSLEEDAKQLANLQEQIAKLKSQMEETQSALCSCNTDLESRTKQVEAANAALEKVNKDYAESRAEASRLQDQVKEITDTLHAELLAERSSSSDLHTKLSKFSEELATGQKELTSKADEWTQEMLQKEKELQELRQQLQDSQDSQTKLKAEGERKEKSLEESIKDLQEQVAKAKADNQELSSGNQETIKDLQERLEISNAEIQHKEKMSAEDAQKIADLKTLVEAIQVANANISATNAELSTVLEVLQAEKSETNHIFELFEMEADMNSERLIEKLTGMKEELKETHLQLDERQKKFEELESKLEQTQQSEQSLQQESLASKEQLKELQQSLDELQDSLKQKEEIVLSLEGKLKETSSIIEGQITSTQEVQVKLEEAQRNEKNLLEESSKLNEQLQEFQKTQSELSESLKQKEELVQNLEDKLKESKTHSETQSNLLKETQVKLEETQQREKSLQEEAAKLSSELQQVQQANGKVNDSLVKVEGLLKVFEKKLEAAHSHLEVQQATNKELQELLAKAQESEGNLQGESLAVTEQLRQLQQANVELQESLFKKEENLKSLEAKLQESNTLLEDRNKSHNELQDKLEQAQQKERNLQEEFSQLTEQLSQLKQANDELQKSLQQKQSLLEKGNEFDTQLAEYQKVIDEMDDSASAKSKLLEQLQNRVVELEAALQQANEAQKTANLETKELRRQLESLELEKSREILILKTQRNGAGSRSGKGDELESLDTETSLAKINFLNSIIADMQQKNDALKSKVQTLETVPIDFTKPNAFDVLTKRKPAPRLFCDICDEFDKHETEDCPIQASEDRDYSPPPSEANNNEKERKLPAPRKYCDSCEVFGHDTSECADDETF; encoded by the exons acacCGCCAGCATGAGTCGTGAAAGCGATGACAATTTAAGTTCGATCAATTCGGCTTATACag ATCACAACAGCGCCGTGCTGACAGCGAACACAGAGCAGTTCATCATTGGCCAGCGGGTGTGGCTCGGTGGCCTTCGTCCCGGACAGATTGCCTACATTGGCGAGACACACTTTGCACCCGGCGAATGGGCCGGCGTTGTCCTGGATGAACCTAATG GCAAAAATGATGGCTGTGTGTCGGGCAAAAGGTACTTCCAGTGTGAGCCAAAACGCGGCATTTTCTCACGCCTCACACGACTTACCACATATCCGATGTCCGGAGCCCAGACGCCGACTTCCCCGTTGACCAAAAACTCCCCGGACAGATCGCGCACAGTCTCCCCAACTGCGAGCATTCGCAGCTCTATGCTCCGCAGTCCCGGCATTGGAGGCA AAAATGGCATGGCTGTGGGCGATCGTGTGATTGTCTCCTCTGGATTTGGCAGTCGTCCGGGTATTTTACGCTATTTGGGCGAGACACAATTCGCTCCTGGCAATTGGTGCGGCGTGGAACTGGATGAGCCTAGTGGCAAAAACGATGGTGCTGTGGATGATATAAG ATACTTCGAGTGCAAACCCAAATACGGGGTGTTTGTACCCATAGCGAAGGTTTCGCTGTCGCCGTCGTCGAAGAAAACGCGACTTTCGAGGACCGGATCGCGGGAGTCCCTCACGTCGATCGGCACCATGAACAGCATCGCCACCACGGCCACGTCGCGCATGCGCATGAATGCTCAG CAGCGCAAGTCGATCACGCCAGTAAAGCCTATTTTAGCGACGCCGAAAAGCCAATTTTCCATGCAG GATCTGCTGCGCGAGAAGCAACAGCATGTGGAGCAGCTGATGGTGGAGCGCGACTTGGACCGCGAGGATGCCCAGAATCAGGcgctgcagctgcagaagAACATCAACGAG CTGAAGGCAAGAATTGTTGAATTGGAGTCGGCATTGGGAGATGAACGAAAGAAATCGGAAGAGTTGCAATTCTCCGTAGACGAGGCCCAGTTTTGTGGCGATGAAATAAAT gCTCAATCGCAGGTCTACAAGGAAAAGATACACGATCTGGAGTCAAAAATCACACAATTGGTGTCCG CCTCGCCAAGTCTGCAGAGCATACCAACACCTGCCCCGCCTTCAGATGATAGCGCCCTTAAGGAGGAGATTGCCCAACTGCAGGAAAAGCTTAGCATTCAGCAAAAGGAGACTGAGTCCCGTATTGCCGagcagctggaggaggagcagcggTTGAGGGAGAATGTGAAGTACCTGCAGGAACAGAATGCCACTCTTCAGTCTGAACTGGTGTCCAAGGATGAGTCTCTGGAGAAATTCTCCCTCTCGGAGTGTGGCATTGAGAATCTTCGCCGGGAACTGGCACTGCTCAAGGAGGATAACGAAAAGCAAGCTGAGGAGGCTCAAGTTGTATTCAATCAAAAGCTGGCCGAAAAATCCGAAGAGCTGAAGAAAGTCACCGCCGAGCTGCAGAGCATGAAGGCAGCCTCAGATTCTCTGGAAGGCGAAAGGGTTAACAAAAGCGATGAATACGAGATTTTTCAGACCGAAGTTCGAATTCGGGATGAGCAACTCAAGGAGATAGGTCAACAACTCGATGAACTAACCACCCaattaaatgtacaaaaaGCGGAAAATTTGGCTCTGGATGATATGCTTCGGCAGCAAAAGGCAGGAGGTGATGAAAAATCTTCTCTTTTAGAAAAAACCCTAGAGGAgcttaatcaatttaaagaaGGCGCTGCGAAAAACCAGCaggaaaaagaaaaccttGAAAAGCAATTAACAGAAATAAAGCAATTGGCGGAACAAGAAAAACTAGTCAGGGAAAAGgctgaaaatgaaataagtcaatttaaattagaaaaactATCAATAGAGCAGCAATTGGTCTTAAAACAAACTGAACTTGAAAACTCCCAAAAGAAACAgtcagagacagagacaactcTTCAGGAAAACAAGGAGGTCAATACCCAAAAggatatacaaataaatgaattcaAGGAATCACTTCAAAaactgcaacaacaactggAGGAGAAAACCCAAGCCCAAGAAAAACTCTTAACTGATCTGGAAGAACTGAATATAAATCAGGAAAagattttaagccaaaagaCACAGGAACTTCAAGAACTCCAAGCAAAGTCGACTGAAACCGAAGGGGCTCTTAAGTCCACTCAAAACCAATTAGAACAACTCCAGCAACAGGCAGCCGCATCTGGAGAAGAGGGTTCCAAGAATTTGGCCAAATTGCAGGAAGAGATCAGTCAGCTTAGGTCCCAGGCGGAGAAAACTCAGTCGGATCTGAAAGCTAGCCAATCGGATGTGGAAGCCAAGACCAAACAACTGGAGTCAGCAAATGGAAGCCTAGAGGAGGATGCCAAACAGTTGGCCAATCTGCAGGAACAGATTGCCAAACTGAAGTCCCAAATGGAGGAGACGCAGTCAGCTCTCTGCTCATGCAATACGGATTTGGAATCCAGAACGAAGCAAGTTGAGGCAGCCAATGCGGCTTTGGAGAAAGTTAACAAG GACTATGCTGAATCCCGAGCGGAGGCTTCTCGCCTACAAGATCAGGTGAAGGAGATCACCGATACTCTGCATGCTGAGCTCCTGGCAGAACGATCCTCTTCAAGCGACCTACACACAAAACTCTCCAAGTTCTCGGAGGAATTAGCCACTGGTCAAAAGGAATTGACCAGCAAAGCAGATGAGTGGACTCAGGAAATGTTGCAGAAGGAGAAAGAATTGCAGGAGCTTCGACAGCAGCTGCAAGATAGTCAAGATtcgcaaacaaaattaaaagcagaGGGTGAAAGAAAAGAGAAGTCTCTGGAAGAATCTATTAAGGATCTACAAGAACAAGTCGCTAAGGCCAAGGCGGATAATCAAGAGCTAAGCAGCGGCAATCAGGAAACCATTAAAGATTTGCAAGAGCGTTTGGAAATCTCCAATGCCGAGATCCAACACAAGGAGAAAATGTCCGCCGAAGATGCCCAGAAGATAGCTGACCTTAAGACCCTTGTGGAAGCCATCCAGGTGGCTAATGCCAACATATCAGCCACCAATGCAGAGCTCTCCACCGTCTTGGAAGTCCTTCAGGCGGAGAAAAGCGAAACAAATCACATATTCGAGCTTTTCGAAATGGAAGCGGATATGAATTCCGAGCGGTTGATTGAAAAACTCACCGGAATGAAGGAGGAGCTAAAGGAAACGCATCTTCAACTCGATGAGCGACAGAAAAAGTTCGAGGAGTTGGAGTCCAAATTAGAGCAAACCCAACAGAGTGAGCAGAGTTTGCAGCAAGAATCCTTGGCTTCCAAAGAGCAACTAAAGGAACTTCAACAGTCATTGGATGAACTTCAAGATTCCCTAAagcaaaaagaagaaattgtcCTGAGTTTGGAGGGTAAACTAAAGGAAACGAGTTCCATTATTGAAGGTCAAATTACTTCAACCCAGGAAGTACAAGTAAAACTAGAAGAAGCTCAAAGGAACGAAAAGAATTTACTCGAAGAAAGTAGCAAATTAAATGAGCAACTACAAGAGTTTCAAAAGACTCAGTCGGAACTCTCAGAATCCCTCAAGCAAAAAGAAGAACTTGTACAGAATTtagaagataaattaaaagaaagcaaaacTCACTCAGAGACCCAAAGTAATCTGTTGAAGGAAACCCAAGTTAAATTGGAGGAGACCCAACAGCGCGAGAAATCTTTGCAGGAAGAGGCTGCCAAACTATCCAGTGAACTTCAACAAGTGCAGCAGGCCAATGGAAAAGTTAATGATTCCCTCGTAAAAGTAGAAGGACTGTTGAAGGTTTTCGAGAAAAAACTCGAAGCAGCCCATTCTCATTTGGAAGTTCAACAAGCCACAAACAAAGAACTTCAGGAGTTGCTGGCCAAAGCGCAGGAGAGCGAAGGAAACCTTCAAGGAGAATCTCTGGCAGTCACCGAGCAACTACGTCAACTCCAACAAGCCAATGTTGAACTTCAGGAATCACTGTTTAAAAAAGAGGAAAACCTTAAAAGTCTTGAAGCCAAACTTCAAGAAAGTAATACTCTACTGGAAGACCGAAACAAGAGCCACAACGAACTCCAGGATAAGTTGGAACAGGCCCAGCAAAAGGAGAGGAACCTGCAAGAGGAATTCTCACAGTTAACTGAGCAACTAAGCCAACTAAAGCAAGCTAATGACGAGCTCCAAAAGTCCcttcaacaaaaacaatcgCTTTTGGAAAAGGGCAACGAATTCGACACGCAGCTGGCCGAGTACCAGAAAGTCATCGATGAAATGGATGATTCGGCCTCCGCTAAGTCCAAGCTGCTGGAACAGCTTCAAAATCGAGTTGTGGAACTGGAGGCCGCACTCCAACAAGCCAACGAAGCCCAAAAGACTGCCAATCTGGAGACCAAGGAGCTGAGGCGCCAGCTGGAATCGCTTGAACTGGAGAAGTCTAGGGAGATTTTGATCCTCAAGACGCAAAGGAATGGAGCGGGTAGCCGGTCAGGAAAGGGAGATGAACTGGAG TCACTGGACACCGAAACAAGTCTGGCCAAGATCAACTTTCTGAACTCAATCATTGCGGATATGCAGCAAAAGAATGATGCACTCAAGTCCAAAGTGCAGACTCTGGAAACCGTGCCAATTGATTTTACCAA GCCAAATGCCTTTGATGTGCTGACCAAGCGAAAACCGGCGCCCAGACTTTTCTGCGACATCTGCGATGAGTTTGACAAGCACGAGACGGAGGACTGTCCAATCCAGGCCAGCGAGGATCGGGATTACTCTCCGCCACCGTCCGAGGCCAATAATAACGAGAAGGAACGCAAGTTGCCAGCGCCCAGAAAATACTGCGATTCTTGCGAGG TCTTTGGCCACGACACGAGCGAATGCGCCGATGATGAAACCTTTTAG